In Candidatus Sulfotelmatobacter sp., a genomic segment contains:
- a CDS encoding methylated-DNA--[protein]-cysteine S-methyltransferase: METIHSIIFNSPVGPLFLAISDHGLRALEFDRRLPGQRTIRPNPRDLRAERTGNDNDNDQRIRFEESAHATKDYVGELEEYFAGKRRAFTFALDLRGTDFQLACWRALLAIPYGETRSYADIARAVGRPQGFRAVGMANNRNPVAIVVPCHRVIASDGTLCGYGGGLDVKRKLLELEGALSGTLAA, encoded by the coding sequence ATGGAAACAATTCATTCCATTATATTTAACTCGCCCGTAGGCCCCCTCTTCCTTGCCATCTCCGACCATGGATTGAGGGCCTTAGAGTTCGACCGCCGCCTGCCCGGCCAGCGGACGATTCGTCCCAACCCTCGCGACCTGCGGGCCGAACGCACGGGCAATGACAATGACAATGACCAGCGCATCCGCTTCGAAGAATCCGCCCACGCGACGAAAGACTATGTCGGCGAACTCGAAGAATATTTTGCGGGCAAACGCCGCGCCTTCACCTTCGCCCTCGATCTGCGCGGCACAGATTTTCAATTGGCTTGCTGGCGCGCGCTGCTTGCGATTCCCTACGGCGAAACCCGCTCCTATGCCGATATTGCCCGCGCGGTCGGCAGGCCGCAAGGCTTCCGCGCCGTCGGCATGGCGAACAATCGCAACCCTGTGGCAATTGTCGTCCCGTGCCATCGCGTCATCGCCTCCGACGGTACGCTATGCGGCTACGGCGGCGGCCTCGACGTGAAGCGCAAACTGCTCGAACTGGAAGGCGCGCTGTCGGGAACGCTGGCCGCGTAG
- a CDS encoding FAD-binding oxidoreductase codes for MLGRTRTKTRTTKGTEEHGVMGLQEHNYWLTTAEFPVLDAALPLPEIVDVAVIGAGFTGLSAARTLAKRGARVAVLEGETIGWGASSRNGGMILTGMKLGVNQLISMYGRELTQRMYAASLASIDCVEQIVREEKIDCDFSRCGHLEVACKQKHFDDYARQAEVIAREFGHRLRVAQKDQLSSEIGSTIYYGGMVDEVSAGANPARYVSGLGRAAISAGAGIFEHARVLTIERDSRQGELGWKIATSRGATWAHEVFVATSGYTGPATPALRKKLIPIGSFIITTEVLPEALARELSPRNRMIYDSKNFLYYYRLTPDRRMLFGGRAAFFPENDQTVRRSAQILRRGMIEVYPQLSDARIDYVWGGTLDFAFDIMPHAGQMDGMYYAVGYAGHGVAIATYQGQKIAELMAGDKPENPFVEIPFPGAPLGLYNGRPWFLPLAGAWYKFLDWVS; via the coding sequence ATGCTCGGTCGCACGCGAACCAAAACTCGAACCACCAAGGGCACTGAGGAACACGGAGTTATGGGCTTGCAGGAACACAATTACTGGCTTACCACGGCTGAGTTTCCTGTGCTGGATGCCGCATTGCCCCTCCCGGAAATAGTGGACGTGGCGGTCATTGGGGCGGGATTCACGGGACTGTCGGCTGCGCGTACATTGGCGAAGCGCGGTGCGCGGGTTGCCGTGCTGGAAGGGGAAACCATCGGGTGGGGCGCCAGTTCGCGCAATGGCGGGATGATTTTGACCGGGATGAAGCTGGGCGTGAATCAGCTTATCTCGATGTACGGGCGCGAGCTTACCCAGCGCATGTACGCCGCGTCGCTGGCGTCGATCGACTGCGTGGAACAGATTGTGCGTGAAGAGAAGATCGATTGCGACTTTTCGCGATGCGGTCATCTCGAAGTTGCCTGCAAGCAGAAGCATTTTGATGACTACGCGCGCCAGGCCGAAGTAATTGCGCGCGAGTTCGGGCACAGGTTGCGTGTAGCGCAGAAGGATCAGTTGAGTTCGGAGATTGGATCGACGATTTATTACGGCGGCATGGTCGATGAAGTCAGCGCGGGTGCGAATCCGGCGCGCTATGTTTCCGGGCTGGGACGCGCTGCCATTTCGGCGGGAGCTGGAATCTTTGAGCACGCTCGCGTGCTGACGATTGAGCGGGACTCGCGGCAAGGCGAACTGGGATGGAAGATTGCGACTTCGCGGGGAGCGACATGGGCGCATGAAGTCTTCGTTGCGACCAGCGGATATACGGGGCCTGCGACTCCGGCGCTGCGAAAGAAACTCATTCCGATCGGGTCGTTCATCATTACGACCGAAGTGCTTCCGGAAGCGCTGGCGCGAGAACTCAGCCCGCGCAACCGGATGATTTATGACTCGAAGAATTTTCTGTACTACTACCGGCTGACGCCCGACCGGCGGATGTTGTTCGGAGGCCGCGCGGCATTTTTTCCGGAGAACGATCAGACGGTGCGGCGGAGCGCGCAGATTCTGCGGCGGGGCATGATCGAGGTCTATCCGCAATTGAGCGACGCCAGGATCGATTATGTCTGGGGCGGCACGCTCGACTTCGCCTTCGACATCATGCCGCACGCGGGACAGATGGATGGAATGTATTACGCGGTTGGATATGCAGGGCATGGCGTGGCGATAGCGACGTATCAGGGACAGAAGATTGCTGAGCTCATGGCGGGAGATAAGCCGGAGAATCCGTTTGTAGAGATTCCGTTTCCGGGAGCGCCGCTGGGTTTGTACAACGGGAGGCCGTGGTTCTTGCCGCTGGCAGGGGCGTGGTACAAGTTTTTGGATTGGGTGAGTTGA
- a CDS encoding surface-adhesin E family protein: MRKILIIAAAIVLAPALLVSLVVRAAGDWRSIGQTEGGDKVSVSSVHVLKHNQRIALVRVEFKEPAELPQGGPFVEMRARVRFNCTDGAATPTTEWFYSRDRSGRFVVSKKASHDDQFGKHPEGGFVDLVNKSVCSQSK, translated from the coding sequence TTGAGAAAAATCCTGATTATTGCGGCCGCGATTGTGTTGGCGCCGGCTCTGCTGGTCAGTCTGGTGGTTCGGGCCGCGGGCGATTGGCGAAGCATCGGGCAAACCGAAGGCGGGGATAAAGTATCGGTCAGTTCGGTTCACGTCCTCAAGCACAATCAACGGATCGCGCTAGTGCGGGTCGAGTTCAAGGAACCGGCAGAACTGCCGCAGGGCGGTCCGTTCGTGGAAATGCGCGCTCGCGTACGATTCAACTGCACCGACGGCGCTGCCACTCCTACGACGGAATGGTTCTACTCTCGCGACCGTAGTGGACGCTTCGTGGTGAGCAAGAAAGCCTCGCACGACGATCAGTTCGGCAAGCATCCTGAAGGGGGCTTCGTCGATCTGGTCAACAAGAGCGTTTGTAGCCAGAGCAAATAA
- a CDS encoding PIN domain-containing protein — MNGKAFFDTNVVVYAIVQNDPRKLRAQELLFAGGTISAQVLNEFVSIVRRKVQMPWDDVRATLQSIRLLCPEILAVTVETHESAVRIAERYGYTIYDALIVASALEAKCGTLYSEDLKDGQIIDERMTVRNPFR; from the coding sequence ATGAACGGTAAGGCGTTCTTCGACACCAACGTTGTGGTATACGCCATCGTACAAAACGATCCGCGGAAATTGCGTGCTCAAGAATTGCTGTTCGCCGGCGGCACGATTAGCGCGCAGGTATTGAACGAATTTGTTTCTATCGTGCGTCGCAAGGTGCAGATGCCCTGGGATGACGTTAGAGCAACGCTGCAGTCGATTCGGCTCCTTTGCCCTGAAATCCTCGCGGTCACTGTCGAAACCCACGAAAGCGCTGTGCGCATCGCGGAGCGGTACGGATACACAATTTATGACGCACTCATCGTTGCCTCGGCGTTGGAGGCGAAGTGCGGGACGCTCTACTCAGAAGACTTGAAAGATGGGCAGATCATCGACGAGCGAATGACGGTTCGAAATCCATTCCGGTAA
- a CDS encoding TonB family protein encodes MDLRCLLFSSDEETAAPILEVLTALGVEAEHCSEPVATIDKVTQQDFQIVIIDWNQQPEGALLLTAARERKAAERPLTLAIVSDDISVSQALQAGANSILRKPILANQVRDTLTTARDLLRSKKESAANPTPEPVAAAAAASVLPSSMEPGHESRLRAGEFLQSGPQSPGGHFETESDVHRSLEAFSVHPVDPLSELEPTAAAMAHTTPASDLPPPPPEPTERKGLEWYLKTRAGSASPNPVQSPAAPAPVPDKPDLLDYDQTPAQTPARTPITAQDWAQRFTSPNQQNTNIEEAEPKPERNPEPRPEKKHEQKKEAERFSSMAGESDDPEGASRPKFRFKRPIIAALVLASGAIVAAPRAPWHPTLLAAWGHGRRSLRGWLNPQPATPVQAPVVHEDFARAGDEYKLPVAEHIPDATTDPSQIQVLPVIDPTIKKSNPLGGNAEPGQGDTTGATPTDQPPPSVAPPDAQPSISMPETPAPQSGSTVPGGPSTPRALPVALTAAGSPSVLPTDLPHSDAPAVVPAPAESVPVRAAAPKTQDLHYVSTPGNVPTSLKSQMASMTPDASGNKAPETAMPSIEPVSISETAERALLTDQPAIEYPVSARGQQGTVILQVLIGRDGTMLDAKFMQGSLVFARAAIDGVKLWKFKPYTMNGRPVSVQTLVTISFKPTP; translated from the coding sequence ATGGATCTCCGCTGCCTCTTGTTCTCTTCCGACGAGGAAACGGCTGCGCCTATTCTAGAGGTGCTGACCGCTCTCGGCGTCGAGGCAGAGCACTGCTCCGAGCCGGTCGCCACCATCGACAAAGTTACCCAGCAGGATTTTCAAATCGTCATCATTGATTGGAACCAGCAGCCCGAAGGTGCGCTGCTGCTTACGGCAGCCCGCGAGCGCAAAGCTGCTGAACGCCCGCTTACTCTGGCCATTGTCAGCGACGACATCAGCGTGTCGCAGGCCTTGCAGGCCGGTGCCAATTCGATCTTGCGCAAGCCCATCCTGGCGAACCAGGTCAGAGACACCTTGACCACGGCGCGCGATCTGCTGCGTTCCAAGAAGGAGTCCGCGGCCAATCCTACGCCGGAGCCGGTCGCCGCCGCCGCTGCAGCTTCAGTACTTCCGTCCAGCATGGAACCGGGACACGAAAGCCGACTCCGGGCAGGCGAATTTTTGCAATCCGGCCCGCAGTCTCCAGGGGGGCACTTCGAAACTGAATCCGATGTACATCGCTCGCTGGAGGCATTTTCGGTTCACCCCGTCGACCCGCTCAGTGAACTGGAGCCCACCGCTGCCGCCATGGCGCACACCACGCCCGCTTCTGACTTGCCGCCTCCGCCGCCAGAGCCGACCGAACGCAAAGGTTTGGAATGGTATTTGAAAACCCGGGCCGGGTCAGCGTCTCCGAATCCGGTGCAATCGCCGGCAGCCCCTGCCCCCGTGCCCGACAAGCCGGACTTGCTTGACTACGATCAGACCCCAGCCCAGACTCCCGCGCGAACTCCCATCACGGCACAAGACTGGGCGCAGAGGTTCACCTCCCCGAATCAGCAGAACACGAACATTGAAGAGGCGGAACCAAAGCCCGAGCGGAATCCCGAGCCCCGGCCGGAGAAGAAACACGAGCAGAAGAAAGAAGCCGAGCGCTTCTCTTCCATGGCAGGAGAAAGCGACGACCCAGAAGGCGCTTCGCGGCCCAAGTTCCGTTTCAAACGCCCAATCATTGCCGCGCTGGTTCTGGCCAGTGGCGCGATTGTGGCCGCGCCGCGCGCGCCCTGGCATCCAACCCTCCTCGCCGCCTGGGGGCATGGCCGGCGATCGCTGCGTGGATGGCTTAATCCGCAGCCCGCCACTCCCGTACAGGCGCCGGTTGTACATGAAGACTTCGCCCGCGCGGGCGACGAATACAAACTGCCCGTTGCCGAGCACATTCCAGACGCTACGACGGACCCGTCGCAGATTCAAGTGTTGCCGGTGATTGATCCCACCATCAAAAAGTCAAATCCGTTAGGAGGCAATGCCGAGCCGGGCCAAGGGGACACAACTGGCGCTACTCCAACGGATCAGCCTCCGCCGTCCGTCGCGCCGCCGGATGCGCAACCCTCCATTTCCATGCCCGAGACGCCGGCCCCACAAAGCGGATCGACCGTACCTGGTGGGCCTTCTACACCCCGCGCTTTACCCGTTGCTCTCACCGCCGCGGGCAGCCCGTCGGTTCTCCCAACCGACCTGCCGCATTCTGACGCGCCCGCAGTAGTTCCTGCTCCGGCTGAATCCGTGCCCGTGCGTGCCGCAGCGCCTAAAACTCAAGATCTGCACTACGTGTCGACCCCGGGCAACGTTCCGACCAGCCTGAAATCGCAAATGGCTTCCATGACTCCGGACGCCAGCGGCAACAAGGCGCCCGAAACCGCCATGCCGTCAATTGAGCCCGTCTCGATTTCCGAAACCGCCGAGCGTGCCTTGCTTACCGATCAGCCTGCCATCGAATATCCCGTCAGCGCCCGTGGACAGCAGGGCACAGTCATTTTGCAAGTGTTGATTGGCCGGGATGGCACCATGCTGGACGCCAAGTTCATGCAGGGATCTTTGGTCTTTGCCCGCGCCGCCATCGATGGCGTCAAGCTCTGGAAATTCAAGCCCTACACCATGAACGGCCGCCCCGTTTCAGTTCAGACCCTGGTCACGATAAGTTTCAAGCCAACGCCCTAA
- a CDS encoding AbrB/MazE/SpoVT family DNA-binding domain-containing protein yields the protein MRVAKWGNSLAVRLPSAVVEALNLKEGDLIEIQVAGPRNFEVKRDRSREQALAALRKLSRPFPKGFVFNREEAHER from the coding sequence ATGCGAGTTGCGAAGTGGGGAAACAGTCTGGCCGTCCGACTGCCATCGGCGGTGGTAGAAGCCCTAAATCTGAAAGAGGGCGATCTCATTGAAATCCAGGTGGCAGGCCCCAGGAACTTTGAAGTGAAGCGAGATCGGAGCCGTGAGCAAGCTTTGGCGGCTCTTCGAAAATTGAGCCGCCCATTCCCCAAGGGATTTGTCTTTAATCGCGAAGAGGCGCATGAACGGTAA
- a CDS encoding APC family permease, translating into MAAQSNSALRKAGLFYLVFVMFSYTTGGPFGLEDMVTTSGPGMTLIYLLVLPFFWCIPVSLVSAELTTAMPVEGGFYRWARAAFGDFWGFLAGWWNWTASFLLGGAYAVLFTDYLGYYFKMTWWEHYLISVALIAVLTWINVRGIEMVGQVATVLEIFIFLPVVTMIVIALFHWRHNPFVPFIPPHQATFKVFGVGLALGLWLYSGYEQLSTVAEEVENPQRAYPRALALVVPISIATYFLPTLCGLASAGNWEKWHAGYFSDAASMIGGSFHGHLWLGTWMTLAAMVGNVALLNSTVLTTTRMPFAMAEDGYLPRALTQKHSRYGTPWLAIVVSAVIYALLAWQSLAELISVYIWLRSATTVLTVLSAWKLRRTQPNLKRSFTIPGGRAGLLYVVGAPVAMALVALLGSDRFGMIGGAIAIVVGPVVYWCVRQFESKKGTAV; encoded by the coding sequence TTGGCCGCTCAATCCAACTCCGCTCTCCGTAAAGCCGGCCTCTTCTACCTCGTCTTCGTAATGTTCTCCTACACCACCGGCGGCCCCTTCGGGCTTGAAGACATGGTCACCACCTCCGGCCCCGGCATGACGCTGATCTACCTGCTCGTGCTCCCGTTTTTCTGGTGCATCCCGGTCTCGCTGGTTTCGGCGGAACTCACTACCGCGATGCCGGTCGAGGGCGGCTTTTATCGCTGGGCCCGCGCCGCCTTCGGCGACTTCTGGGGTTTCCTCGCCGGATGGTGGAACTGGACCGCATCCTTTCTGCTGGGCGGCGCCTACGCCGTGCTTTTCACAGACTATCTTGGTTACTACTTCAAGATGACATGGTGGGAGCACTATCTCATCTCGGTCGCCCTGATTGCCGTGCTCACCTGGATCAACGTGCGCGGCATCGAAATGGTCGGGCAAGTCGCGACCGTGCTTGAAATTTTCATCTTTCTTCCTGTAGTCACGATGATCGTCATCGCGCTCTTCCATTGGCGACACAATCCATTCGTTCCTTTTATTCCTCCGCATCAAGCGACCTTCAAAGTCTTTGGCGTAGGCTTGGCGCTGGGCCTCTGGCTCTACTCCGGCTACGAGCAACTTTCCACGGTGGCCGAAGAGGTCGAGAATCCGCAACGCGCCTATCCAAGAGCGCTCGCCTTGGTCGTGCCCATATCGATCGCCACCTATTTTCTGCCGACCTTGTGCGGGCTGGCTTCGGCCGGCAATTGGGAGAAATGGCACGCTGGATATTTCTCCGACGCCGCCAGCATGATCGGCGGCTCATTCCACGGCCACCTTTGGCTGGGCACCTGGATGACGCTGGCCGCGATGGTGGGCAACGTCGCGCTGCTCAACAGCACCGTGCTCACCACCACCCGCATGCCCTTCGCCATGGCCGAAGACGGATATTTGCCGCGCGCTTTGACGCAGAAGCACTCACGCTACGGAACGCCCTGGCTCGCCATTGTAGTGTCGGCGGTGATCTATGCCCTGCTCGCATGGCAGAGCTTGGCCGAACTGATCTCCGTCTACATCTGGCTGCGCTCCGCGACGACGGTGCTGACGGTACTCTCAGCATGGAAGCTTCGCCGCACACAACCGAATCTGAAGCGCTCATTCACGATTCCCGGAGGACGCGCGGGCCTGCTTTACGTAGTGGGCGCGCCGGTCGCGATGGCTTTGGTTGCCCTGCTGGGCAGCGATCGCTTCGGCATGATCGGCGGAGCAATTGCGATTGTGGTCGGTCCCGTGGTGTATTGGTGTGTCAGACAGTTCGAATCAAAGAAAGGGACCGCAGTTTAA
- a CDS encoding PQQ-binding-like beta-propeller repeat protein: protein MTERRLSFTTTILLVAAVTFGMVSSVKAADKKQTHDWPIYGGTAENNHFSSLKQINRKNVQQLKVAWMFDTEEEGGLQSSPIEVDGVLYGLTPSEKVFALNSSTGKLLWKFDSGIKGTQPDRGLAYWSDTPGQKADKNNQHPSNDRRILVAVMNFVYALDAASGKPISSFGKNGDGRIDLREDLGRDPTQQSIYVTTPAVIYKDLMIVGGRESETLPASPGDVRAYDVRSGTLRWSFHTIPHPGEFGYETWPKEAWKTSGAANNWAGMTVDTERGVVYVPTGSAAFDFYGADRAGDDLFANCLIALNAATGERIWHFQGVRHDLWDRDFPSPPVLLTVEHDGSKVDAVAQTTKQGFVFLFDRSNGTPLFPIQCRSYPPSDVPGEVAAPQQCLPTKPAPFARQLLTENLLSQRTPQVHQWALDKFHSFRSEGQFVPFSVGKDTVIFPGFDGGAEWGGAAADPQTGVLYVNANDVAWTGALAESTPSEEEGNSGKALYISQCAVCHGEKMGGSPPAIPSLVGVSQRMSASDIAATIRNGKGRMPGFAILAPDQISSLLSYVVSGGVGNIENNNIENKEMRNSEVAAPAMKYHFTGYKKFLDPDGYPAVAPPWGTLNAINLNTGEYLWKIPLGEYPDLADKNTGSENYGGPMVTAGGLVFIGATNVDRKFRAFDKTTGALLWETKLPFSANTTPATYEIDGRQFLVIAAGGGKDPKSKSGGVYVAFALKKSFALKK, encoded by the coding sequence ATGACCGAGAGGCGGCTCAGTTTCACGACGACTATTTTGCTCGTGGCCGCGGTGACCTTTGGAATGGTCTCGTCAGTCAAGGCCGCCGATAAAAAACAAACGCACGATTGGCCAATCTATGGCGGAACCGCGGAGAACAACCACTTTTCCTCGCTGAAGCAGATCAATCGCAAGAACGTCCAACAACTCAAAGTCGCCTGGATGTTTGATACCGAAGAAGAAGGCGGTCTGCAAAGCAGTCCAATCGAGGTCGACGGAGTACTCTACGGTCTCACGCCCTCCGAAAAAGTCTTCGCACTGAATTCTTCCACGGGCAAGCTGCTATGGAAGTTCGATTCCGGAATTAAAGGGACGCAACCCGACCGGGGCCTGGCCTACTGGAGCGATACCCCAGGCCAAAAGGCCGACAAGAATAATCAGCACCCCAGTAACGACCGCCGCATTCTCGTCGCCGTGATGAACTTCGTCTATGCACTCGACGCCGCAAGCGGCAAACCAATTTCCAGTTTCGGCAAGAATGGCGACGGCCGCATCGATCTTCGTGAAGATCTCGGCCGCGATCCGACTCAGCAGTCGATCTACGTCACCACCCCCGCGGTGATCTACAAAGATCTGATGATCGTCGGCGGACGCGAGTCCGAAACTCTGCCTGCATCTCCCGGCGATGTGCGGGCCTATGACGTGCGCAGCGGCACACTGCGCTGGTCGTTCCACACCATTCCGCATCCCGGCGAATTCGGCTACGAAACCTGGCCCAAAGAGGCGTGGAAAACCAGCGGCGCTGCCAACAACTGGGCAGGAATGACCGTCGATACCGAACGGGGTGTCGTCTATGTTCCCACGGGTTCTGCGGCCTTCGATTTTTACGGTGCAGACCGTGCCGGCGATGACCTGTTCGCCAATTGCCTCATCGCCCTGAACGCCGCGACCGGCGAGCGCATCTGGCATTTTCAGGGTGTACGCCATGATCTTTGGGACCGCGATTTTCCTTCGCCCCCGGTTCTCCTGACAGTTGAGCACGACGGCAGCAAAGTCGACGCAGTCGCTCAGACCACAAAGCAAGGCTTCGTTTTTCTCTTCGACCGCAGCAATGGAACCCCACTGTTTCCTATCCAATGCCGCAGCTATCCGCCCAGCGACGTGCCTGGAGAAGTTGCCGCGCCGCAGCAATGCCTGCCCACGAAGCCCGCTCCCTTTGCTCGCCAACTCCTCACCGAGAACCTTCTGAGCCAGCGTACGCCGCAGGTCCATCAGTGGGCGCTCGATAAGTTCCACAGTTTTCGCAGTGAAGGCCAGTTCGTTCCCTTCAGCGTAGGCAAAGACACAGTCATCTTTCCCGGATTCGATGGGGGCGCCGAGTGGGGCGGCGCCGCTGCCGATCCCCAGACGGGCGTCCTCTACGTGAACGCCAACGACGTGGCGTGGACGGGCGCGCTGGCCGAGAGTACGCCCTCAGAAGAAGAAGGAAACTCTGGCAAAGCGCTTTACATCAGCCAATGTGCGGTTTGCCACGGCGAAAAAATGGGAGGATCGCCGCCCGCGATTCCTTCACTCGTCGGCGTAAGCCAACGAATGTCGGCGTCCGATATCGCCGCGACCATCAGGAACGGCAAGGGTCGCATGCCCGGTTTCGCCATCCTTGCTCCCGACCAAATTTCAAGTTTGCTTTCGTATGTCGTCAGCGGTGGGGTCGGCAATATCGAAAACAACAATATCGAAAACAAAGAGATGCGGAATTCCGAAGTTGCGGCCCCAGCCATGAAATATCACTTCACTGGATACAAGAAATTCCTCGATCCCGACGGTTATCCCGCCGTCGCGCCGCCGTGGGGAACGCTCAACGCTATCAATCTCAACACCGGCGAATATTTGTGGAAGATTCCGTTAGGCGAGTATCCGGATTTGGCGGACAAGAATACGGGGTCTGAAAATTACGGCGGTCCCATGGTAACGGCGGGGGGCCTGGTATTCATCGGTGCGACTAACGTCGATCGGAAATTTCGGGCATTCGACAAAACTACCGGCGCCCTGCTCTGGGAAACCAAGCTGCCATTTTCGGCCAACACCACTCCGGCCACCTATGAAATTGACGGCCGGCAATTCCTTGTAATCGCGGCCGGCGGCGGGAAAGATCCCAAGTCGAAGTCAGGCGGCGTCTACGTGGCGTTCGCACTGAAGAAATCGTTCGCACTGAAGAAATAA
- a CDS encoding S41 family peptidase: MKIKAAILVTSFAVLLFVVVGSMGGVHASSNDGSYRQLQVYSEVLSRVRSEYVEEPNIPKVTDGALHGLLESLDSNSSYMSADAYKAYKSRKSEAKGGIGAVVSKRFGYAAVVAVLPGSPAEKAGIEQTDIFESIEGQSTREMSLPEIRSLLAGAPGSTLNVAVVRARKAEPQKVVITRDVVSIPPVTDKLMDDGIGYVKVEALTKGKTQEIAAKIKGLEKSGAKKILLDLRNCAEGDENEGVTAANLFLNHGTITYLQGQKFPREAFNADPAKAITNLPVAVLVNRGTSGAGEIVAAAILENARGDIVGDKTFGDGSVQKTIDLPDGGALILSVAKYYSPGGKAIQDVAITPNVLVADATDDSIGPDDEESAPATPDQDAKPKNPIDDQLNKAVEVLKSHAS; the protein is encoded by the coding sequence ATGAAAATCAAAGCAGCAATTCTCGTCACCTCCTTTGCCGTGCTACTCTTCGTCGTCGTAGGTTCTATGGGAGGCGTGCACGCCTCCTCGAACGACGGCTCTTACCGCCAACTCCAGGTCTACAGTGAAGTGCTCTCGCGCGTCCGCAGTGAATACGTCGAAGAGCCCAACATCCCCAAGGTGACTGACGGGGCTCTGCACGGGCTTTTGGAGTCACTCGATTCGAATTCCAGCTACATGTCGGCTGACGCCTATAAGGCGTACAAGAGTCGCAAGTCGGAAGCGAAGGGCGGCATCGGTGCAGTAGTGTCGAAGCGCTTCGGTTATGCGGCGGTTGTCGCCGTGCTCCCAGGGTCGCCCGCCGAAAAGGCCGGCATCGAGCAAACCGATATATTCGAATCGATCGAAGGACAAAGCACGCGGGAAATGTCGCTTCCGGAGATTCGTAGCCTACTCGCCGGAGCGCCCGGCTCCACGCTGAATGTTGCCGTGGTCCGCGCCCGCAAGGCAGAGCCACAGAAAGTAGTAATTACGCGCGATGTGGTCAGCATTCCTCCGGTGACCGACAAGCTCATGGACGACGGCATCGGCTATGTGAAAGTTGAGGCCCTCACCAAGGGCAAGACCCAGGAGATTGCCGCCAAGATCAAGGGCCTCGAAAAGTCCGGAGCGAAAAAGATTCTGCTTGATCTGCGTAATTGTGCCGAAGGCGATGAGAATGAAGGCGTCACGGCCGCTAACCTCTTCCTGAATCACGGCACCATCACTTATTTGCAGGGCCAGAAATTTCCCCGCGAAGCCTTTAATGCCGATCCGGCAAAGGCCATCACGAATCTTCCGGTCGCTGTTCTGGTCAATCGGGGAACCTCCGGCGCCGGCGAAATCGTTGCCGCCGCGATTCTGGAGAACGCACGCGGCGACATTGTCGGAGACAAAACTTTCGGCGACGGCTCGGTGCAGAAAACCATCGACCTGCCCGATGGCGGCGCTTTGATCCTCTCGGTTGCGAAATATTATTCGCCCGGCGGCAAAGCCATCCAGGACGTCGCCATTACCCCCAATGTGCTCGTGGCCGATGCAACCGACGACTCCATCGGTCCCGACGACGAGGAGTCGGCCCCGGCCACTCCGGATCAGGACGCCAAACCCAAGAACCCGATCGACGACCAGTTGAACAAGGCCGTGGAAGTGCTAAAGAGTCACGCCAGCTAA